The Helianthus annuus cultivar XRQ/B chromosome 15, HanXRQr2.0-SUNRISE, whole genome shotgun sequence genomic sequence ccgaaacatcagggagtaaaatagctatttttaaaggtttggagcaaaaccgttaaagtgaccaaaccacagggagcaaaacggaagtttactccggatattttaaatatattaacaGAAACTATACTTGTTACTTCAAAACCaccacataaaaaaaaaaaaaaaaaaaaaaaaaaaaacccttacaaacaaacaaaaaccaaCACCACAATTTCACAACTCATTATTACTCCCCACAACTCATGCAATAAACTAAAAAAGACCCCAGCCTCTTCTACTTCTATCCCCTCTTGAACCAGAACTCCTAATAGCTCCAGGGTGACCCAACCACAACGCAAGACCGATCCCCACCAGACTCACGACCGGTGCCGCCACAAACAACCATCGTCTTCCTCTCGTTTCACCACCAGCGCCGTTATTCAACATTTCTTGACCACCATCCTCGTCAAAAGAGGTGTTAATGTTGTTAATCTCCAACTCCTGTTGGGTTTCTTGAACCGTGGGCCCACGACTATCGATTTCTTTCCTGTTCTCGTAGTCCACGTCATCGGTTGGAAGCTCAAACCGACACAATGGACACGTGTTACGTGCAGTTAACCATGGTTTAATACACAAAGGGTGGTAAAGATGGAGACAAGGAAGACGGTTAACCACGGTCCCAACCGTCAACGAGTCTTTACAAATGGCACATGTTAAACCGTTATGGTCCGAAGCATTAACAGTCACACAATCAAGATTGTTCACAACCGATGGAGCCGCTGGAGGCGCACCGCGTCTTGAAGTATCCGCGTCGGCTAACCTTTCTAATAGTTCTTCAAAGCTTCTAGAATCGAGATAATCCCCCGAATTCCCGACATAACGTGACGTTTCTTGACCGTTATCTGTGTAGGCAAACGGGTATAATCTACGTTCACTGATTCTTACACGAATTGCTCCTTCTATTTCAGGAGATTGACCATCGTACACCATCGATCTTTGAAGATGAACTCTAGTAATCAAAGATCCAAGCGTTTCACCATTCTCACCGTCTTCAACCGCTTCCCATTCATCGTCTGAACTCCACCGGTTCAAACCCGCATGCATCGGGTCAATATCGGTATCCGAATCACCACCAAGAGGACTATGAGCATCTACAGAAACATCCGAATCGTCAACATAAGCTCCATAAGAAATAACATCACTATCTCCATTAGCAGAATCAAAACCATCACTTTCGGTGTCAGAAACGACTCGCCTCCATCTTCTAGAACCACTAGGGGTAGTTCGGGAACTCGTGTCGGAAACAGGAGCGGGGTTTTGTCGAGCGAGATTAATCATGGTTGAAAACTGTTGGGAAAACATATCTTCGATTGATTCTGAACTGTTATTGTATCGTGTTTGTCTTGTTCTAGGAGCTCTGTGTTGAATGTGTCGGGATGGGGTGCCGTTATCTTCTAGAAATAAAAACTTACAGTCCCCACATATGGCGATGGAATCGAAGTCGTTATTTTCGTTTTCAGATGAAAGTGTTCTACGGCATAGAGCACATATCTGTGACGCATCATCCATGCCTGCATAAATAAGTATAAgaatcttggttttaaaatgcgcgaTGCGCTCCGATGCGTTTCGATCCCAAAAGCCGACGCGCGATGCGTGCACATCACGTATGCGAGGTGTTtgttatttaaaaaatatttatagataatattttaacttgttaactttaaacactaaaaatttagagattaaaataaataaatacaacaAAATAAATAACCTATAGTTGTCAAAGGTGCTCCAGGCGCGCACCTAAGCACCCATGTACCACGAGGCGCATGCAAAACGCTTTGTGGCCATCCAAGCGTTCTCGCAAAATTCTGCAAATTCCAGCCAAACTGGTCTAAAACATACACAAAATGGTCCGGAACCAGCCTAAACTATCCCTAAAAGAACCTAAAACATGTCTAAAAACTCCAAAAAAAGCTGTACGTTTATGCTGCGCGCCTTGCTTATCTCGGGCCCTTGCTTTTTAAGCGCCTTGCTCTCAAGACCAAGGCTCACCCTTTGCGCCTTGAGCCTTTGACAACGACGGTTTAACCTAATGTGTCTAACTTATTTCTAGTAGGGAAGAAAACTTTGCTAACCTAATTTTGCAAACTTAATTCTAATAGGGATGAATAGTTGAATACTCAAGAACACCATGAAAATTTTGCTAACTTAATTCTAATTTCACCTAATTTTGCAAACTTAATTCTAATAGCAATGAAAACTTTGCTAACCTCATTTTTCTATAACTTAGTTCtaatcatggttgtaaaacaaggt encodes the following:
- the LOC110909981 gene encoding E3 ubiquitin-protein ligase CIP8, yielding MDDASQICALCRRTLSSENENNDFDSIAICGDCKFLFLEDNGTPSRHIQHRAPRTRQTRYNNSSESIEDMFSQQFSTMINLARQNPAPVSDTSSRTTPSGSRRWRRVVSDTESDGFDSANGDSDVISYGAYVDDSDVSVDAHSPLGGDSDTDIDPMHAGLNRWSSDDEWEAVEDGENGETLGSLITRVHLQRSMVYDGQSPEIEGAIRVRISERRLYPFAYTDNGQETSRYVGNSGDYLDSRSFEELLERLADADTSRRGAPPAAPSVVNNLDCVTVNASDHNGLTCAICKDSLTVGTVVNRLPCLHLYHPLCIKPWLTARNTCPLCRFELPTDDVDYENRKEIDSRGPTVQETQQELEINNINTSFDEDGGQEMLNNGAGGETRGRRWLFVAAPVVSLVGIGLALWLGHPGAIRSSGSRGDRSRRGWGLF